The following is a genomic window from Caproiciproducens sp. CPB-2.
CAGCAGGGTATGATCTACTTTCTCCAGTATTTCCCGGTGATCCATTTTCATGATCTCCTTTTTTTATTTTCAATACTGCAGTCCCGTTATCTTACACCCTTTTCATAGGGCTCGCCGTCCGCCTTCGGGGCGACCGAACGGCCGACGAACAGAATCAGAACCACAATGGTCAGAATGTACGGAAGCATCGCAAGAATCTGGGACGGAACGGCAAAGTCGCCGCCGCCCAGCACAATCGTCAGAGCCTGCGCAAAACCGAAGAGCAGGCATGCGCCGTAAGCGCCGAACGGAGTCCATTTCCCGAAGATAACGGCCGCCAGCGCGATGAAGCCCTGCCCGCTGATCGCGGTCGGCGTAAACTGAGAGATAATGGCAAGCGTCATGGAAGCGCCGCCGAAACCGGCCAGAACGCCGGATACGAACACGCACAGGTAGCGGACGCGGCTGACATGAATACCCAGTGTGTCGGCCGCGGCGGGATGCTCGCCCACCGAGCGCACATGGAGTCCCCATTTGGTCCGGTAAAGGAAGAACCACATGACGGCGGACACCGCCAGCGCAAGCACGACCGTGACGTCCACATTCAGGTTTTTCAAGGGGCTGTCGGCAAACCCGCTTTCCCCAAACAGCTTCGGCAATGTTTTTGCGGGAAGCGTCATGGTCGCGTCGTCGAACATCAGGCGGCAGAAAAACAGCGCCAGCCCCGGTCCGATCAGATTGATGGCGATACCGGAAATGGTCTGGTCCGCCTTAAAGGTGACGGAAGCCACCGCGTGCAAAAGGGAGATTAGGCCGCCCGCCGCACCGGCCGCAAGCAGGCCGAGCCACGGACTGCCGGTAAAATAGCTGACCGCGGCCGCCGTGAACGCGCCTACCGTCATCATTCCCTCAATACCGATGTTGACGACGCCGGAGCGCTCCGAAATGACGCCGCCCAGTGCGCCGAACACCAAGGGGGTCGAGTACATCAGCGTAATGCCGAGCAACAGAAGAATTTTACTTAACACGGTGAGCACCTCTCTTTTCAAGCCTGTCGGCAAGTGACGGCACGATTTTCGTCAGAGCCACAAAGAATACGATGGTGCCGATCATGATGTTGATAATCTCCGTCGGCGCTCCGACATCCTGCTGCACGCTCTGCCCGCCGTAAAGCAGTCCGCCAAACAAAAGCCCGGCAAAGATACAGCCTACCGGAGAGGAACCGGCGATCAGCGCGACGGACAGGCCGTTGAAGCCGTTGTTTTCAAACGCCGCCATCTGGGAAATTTTGTGCGGCGAGGTTCCCGTAATCGCCAGCGCGCCCGCAAGGCCCGCCAGAGCCCCCGCGATCAGCATCGCCTGGGTGATGTTGCGGCCCACGTTGATTCCGGCGAATTCCGCGGCGTCGCGGTTAAAACCGACCGCGCGCAGCTCGTAGCCCTTTGTGGAGCGGTAAAGCAGCACCCAGATAACAAGGGCCATGATCACGGCGACCAGAATGCCGAAATTCACATCCGTTTTCAGCATCATTTCATACAGCCACTGGTGCGGCTTCAGCGCGGCCATACCTGCCTTGGAGGTTTTCCAGTTCGGCAGGAGCATGGTGAAGCTCGATTCGTTCACCGCGAAGGAGCTCGTGGAATTCGGCTGATGGTAAACCGCCGTATTGACAATAAAGTTGGAAAGGTAAAGGCCGATCCAGTTCAGCATGATGCTGGTGATGACCTCATGAATGCCGAACCGCGCTTTCAGGCAGCCGATGATTCCGCCGAAAACAGCCCCGGCAAGCACACCGGAAAGCACTACAAGCGGGATCTGGATAACGGGGGCAAAATCAAACTTGACACCGACGCAGACGGCGGCGATGGTCCCCGCTATGTACTGGCCCTCGGCACCGATATTGAACAGGCCGGTTTTAAAGGCAAACGCGACGCTCAGTCCGGTCAATATGATCGGCGTCGCCTTGATAATGACGTTGGAAATGTACTTCGGCTTTGCGAAGATTCCCCGGAACAGCGCCCCGAAGGACTCCCATGGGTTGTAGCCCGCAAACACGAGCACGACCGCGGCAACCAGAAAACCGAACAGAATCGCAATAAAGGTGGAGGTAATCGGTTTTTTAAGAATTTTGACTGTTGTTTTCATCAAACTTACCTCCCGCCATCAAAAGTCCTATCGTTTTTTCGTCGACCTCTCCCTGCTTGAAGCTGTCGACAATCGTTCCCGCGTAAATCACGTCGATGGTATCCGCGACATTCATGACCTCGTCAAGCTCGAGGGAAATCAGAAGGATTGCCCTGCCCCGGTCCCGTTCGCGCACCAGCGTCTTATGTACGTATTCGATCGCCCCTACGTCCAGCCCGCGGGTCGGCTGAACGGCGATCAGAAGATCGGGCTCGTTCGATATTTCACGCGCAAGGATGACCTTCTGCTGGTTTCCTCCGGAAAGTCCGCGCACCGGCTGGCTTTCGCAGTTATCCGGACGGATATCGAACTCTTTGATCAGGTTCTTCGTGTAGGAAAGGATTTCGCT
Proteins encoded in this region:
- a CDS encoding ABC transporter permease, with product MLSKILLLLGITLMYSTPLVFGALGGVISERSGVVNIGIEGMMTVGAFTAAAVSYFTGSPWLGLLAAGAAGGLISLLHAVASVTFKADQTISGIAINLIGPGLALFFCRLMFDDATMTLPAKTLPKLFGESGFADSPLKNLNVDVTVVLALAVSAVMWFFLYRTKWGLHVRSVGEHPAAADTLGIHVSRVRYLCVFVSGVLAGFGGASMTLAIISQFTPTAISGQGFIALAAVIFGKWTPFGAYGACLLFGFAQALTIVLGGGDFAVPSQILAMLPYILTIVVLILFVGRSVAPKADGEPYEKGVR
- a CDS encoding ABC transporter permease; its protein translation is MKTTVKILKKPITSTFIAILFGFLVAAVVLVFAGYNPWESFGALFRGIFAKPKYISNVIIKATPIILTGLSVAFAFKTGLFNIGAEGQYIAGTIAAVCVGVKFDFAPVIQIPLVVLSGVLAGAVFGGIIGCLKARFGIHEVITSIMLNWIGLYLSNFIVNTAVYHQPNSTSSFAVNESSFTMLLPNWKTSKAGMAALKPHQWLYEMMLKTDVNFGILVAVIMALVIWVLLYRSTKGYELRAVGFNRDAAEFAGINVGRNITQAMLIAGALAGLAGALAITGTSPHKISQMAAFENNGFNGLSVALIAGSSPVGCIFAGLLFGGLLYGGQSVQQDVGAPTEIINIMIGTIVFFVALTKIVPSLADRLEKRGAHRVK